The following are encoded together in the Bradymonas sediminis genome:
- a CDS encoding Dps family protein, with the protein MNIDIGIEKSTRNEIAKGLSKVLADSYTLYLKTHNYHWNVTGPMFQTLHNMFEEQYTEMAVAVDDIAERIRQLGMPAPGTFKEFKALSAIKEDDGVPKAMDMIRNLCEANEAVARTSREAFSTAEAANDQPTCDLLTQRMQVHEKTAWMLRSMLE; encoded by the coding sequence ATGAATATTGACATTGGTATTGAGAAGTCGACGCGAAATGAGATTGCTAAGGGCTTGTCGAAGGTGCTCGCCGATAGTTATACGCTCTATCTAAAGACGCATAACTATCATTGGAACGTCACCGGCCCGATGTTCCAGACCCTGCATAATATGTTCGAAGAGCAATATACCGAGATGGCCGTGGCGGTGGATGATATCGCCGAGCGCATTCGCCAACTCGGGATGCCCGCGCCGGGAACCTTCAAGGAGTTCAAGGCATTGTCGGCCATCAAAGAAGACGACGGCGTGCCCAAGGCGATGGATATGATTCGCAACCTCTGCGAGGCCAACGAGGCCGTCGCGCGCACCTCGCGCGAGGCGTTCAGCACCGCTGAGGCGGCCAACGACCAGCCCACCTGCGACCTGCTCACCCAGCGCATGCAGGTTCATGAGAAGACCGCGTGGATGCTGCGAAGCATGCTTGAATAG